The segment AGATGGTGTCGTAGCCTTGGGGAAGTGCTTCGACAAATTCGTGAGCATTAGCAAGACGCACGGCTGCTTCAATCTGGGCGTGGGTAGCATCGGGAACACCGTAGCCGATGTTTTCCCAAACGGTGGCGGCAAAGAGTAAACTGTCTTGCATGACGACACTAATTTGAGTTCGCAATGATTTGAGGGTATAGTCACGAATATCTCGTCCATCAATCATGACTCGCCCTTCAGTGGGATCATACAAACGCAAAAGTAGGCTCAGAAGTGTCGATTTACCACTCCCGGAGGTGCCCACTAGAGCTACTTGTTGTCCCGGTTTTACGTCTAATTCAATGGCTTTGAGTAAGGGATTACCGGCTTGATAGGCAAAGCTGACGCAATCAAATCTGACATATCCTTGAAATGGAGGCGCGACAATGGCAAAGGGGGAATCGTCAACCTCCGGTGTTTCATCTAAAATGTCTAAAACACGCTCCCCAGAGGCTACTGCTTTTGATAGTCGCCCGGTATATTTAGCAAAGTTCTGTATTGGTTTAAAGGCTTGTTTGAGATAGGTTAAGAAAACTAGAACATCTCCAGGGGTGAGATGATCTCGTAATGCTAACCTGGCACCGTACCACAAGACAATGGCTGTACCAATGGCGATGACGACATCCACAGTACGTTCTAAGCTAGCGGATAAGCGTTGGGTTTTCACGCTTTCCTTGAGACTGCGGTGATTGGCTTGGGAGAAGACGTTGGCGAAGGCGTCTTGCAGGGAAAGGGCTTGTACTAATTTAATTGCGCCAATTGATTCGGCTAGAGTGGCGGCGACAGCCCCCTCACGCTGACGCTGCTGACGTGAGGCTTGCTGGATTCGCTCACTTAGGCGGGTGGCGGCAAACCAAAAGAAGGGTAAGGTAATTAATGCTAGTAATGTTAGATCGCGATCGATCCAAATCATGATTCCAATCATACCCAATAGTGTCATAATGCTGACGATAAGGGGCATGACGGCGGTTAGGACAATTTCTTGTAATCGGGTGGTATCGGTGCTGATTCGCACTAATAAATCACCACTTCTAGCTTTGGTATGGTAGGAGAGAGATAGGCATTGAAGATGACGATAGAGTTGTTCGCGAATTTCGGTTAAGATGCGGCTACTGGCTAGGGCTAAACTCACGGTACTCCAGTAAGATGCTATTGCTCGTAGTGCGGTGATGGCGATTAACCCGAAAGCCGATAGGGTTAGCAATGTTACTGGATCAAAACGATTGAGAATACTAATGTTTTTATCGGGCGCATCAATTAAAATATAGTCAAAAACAAACTTCAGGGGCCAAGGCTCAAGTAATCGCAACACTACCTCAGCGAATAGAGCGAATACCGCTGTGATTAAGAGTAAACTTTGTTTCTGAAGATAGGGGGCGAAGCGATGTAATATTCGCCAGAAACTAGGAATAGATTTTTGTGTCATTTGTCTTATGTTATTCGTCATTCGTCATTCCCAATCTGCTCCCAGACGCGCCATGGCACGTCTCTACATTACTGCTGTACCCCTCTGCCATACCCGCGATTTCTAATAGACGTTTCGCGATCGCATCCCAGGTATGATGGTGCTGTATTGTCTGTCTGGCGGCTTTTCCTAGCTGTTTGCCTAATTCAGGATTATGGTAGAGGCGCTCTAGGGTGGCGGCTAAGGCTACGGCGTCGCCTGGAGGACATAATAACCCATTAATTTCATCTTCAATTAATTCTTTCAATTGTCCAATACGACTCGCTACCACGGGTAATCCGGCTGCCATGTATTCATAGACTTTTAAAGGTGAAAAATAAAAGTCAGATTGGTGCGGATAAGGGGCAACGGCAACGGTCATTTTTGCTAAAATTTCAGGGATTTTATCAGGAGTAACAGCACCCGTAAAATGAGTCACATCTAATAATCCGCGTGCTGACAATTCTGTGACTAAATTATCTCGTTCGGGTCCATCCCCGACAATTAGTAGTCGCGTATTTATATACTTTTTATGTAGGGTGTCAAAGGCTTCGACTAAAATCGATAATCCATGCCAAGGCTTAAGTGTGCCAACAAATCCCACGGTGAATGATTCTGGATGAATGGATAAGGCTGATTCAATACTACTGGAAAAACGCTCTGGGTTAACGCCATTAGCGATAATATGCACTCGTTTACTTACTCCCGGATATGTTTCTATATAAGTCTTAATTTCTTCAGACACGGCAATAATTGCACTGGCTGTACTAAACACTTGCTGTGCCACTTGTTCTGCTAGCGTGCGCTCTACTAATCCCCGATGTTTTGCCTGTTCTTCAATCAAGGGAGCATTGACTTCTAAAATCCCTGGTATTCCCATAGACTTGGCATAATCCATTCCGGTAAAACTCCAGAGAGAGTAACGCTCATAAACTAAGTTGAAAATACCGTTATTCTCCAGTGCTATACGTAGATCAAGGTTAGCAGATAGGGCAGCTTGTTCACGGGCAGCTATTTCACCTTTGGGAATAGAGGGTAAACGATGAACAATGACATCGGCTAAATCCGGTGGCGGCTCACCACCAATTCGTGTGGCAAATAACTCAACCTGTATTCCTAGTTTTAGCCAAGCACGAATTACCTCCTGAACATGAATTGAGCAACCTTTTTGACCAAAAACGGGAATACCTGGATCAGCGCAAATGTAAGCAATTCGCATAATTCATAGTCTCAACAAACGATAAATAACTAACTTTATTATTGACCCTAATGTTACTAAACCCGCCCTGAATCAGGGATAAAATAAATAACCTTGTAGGGGCGGGTTTCACTAATTAACTTTATTCTTGACCGTAATGTCATTAAACCCGCCCTGAATCAGGGATAAAATAAATAGGTCTGTAGGGGCGGGTTTCACCACTTAACTTTATTGTTGACCCTGATGTCAATAAACCCGCCCCGTCTCAAGTATGGAATAAAGGGTTATTTGACAAATGACAAGATATCCTGTTTGGTAACGCTTACGCTCAACCCAACCTACTTATACATTTTGTGCAAAACTC is part of the Coleofasciculus chthonoplastes PCC 7420 genome and harbors:
- a CDS encoding ABC transporter ATP-binding protein, encoding MTQKSIPSFWRILHRFAPYLQKQSLLLITAVFALFAEVVLRLLEPWPLKFVFDYILIDAPDKNISILNRFDPVTLLTLSAFGLIAITALRAIASYWSTVSLALASSRILTEIREQLYRHLQCLSLSYHTKARSGDLLVRISTDTTRLQEIVLTAVMPLIVSIMTLLGMIGIMIWIDRDLTLLALITLPFFWFAATRLSERIQQASRQQRQREGAVAATLAESIGAIKLVQALSLQDAFANVFSQANHRSLKESVKTQRLSASLERTVDVVIAIGTAIVLWYGARLALRDHLTPGDVLVFLTYLKQAFKPIQNFAKYTGRLSKAVASGERVLDILDETPEVDDSPFAIVAPPFQGYVRFDCVSFAYQAGNPLLKAIELDVKPGQQVALVGTSGSGKSTLLSLLLRLYDPTEGRVMIDGRDIRDYTLKSLRTQISVVMQDSLLFAATVWENIGYGVPDATHAQIEAAVRLANAHEFVEALPQGYDTILGERGSTLSGGQRQRLAIARAAIRQAPILILDEPTTGLDKHNEKAVITALESVAKNRTTFLITHDLTLAAHADLILYLENGQILEQGTHSQLIQLNKKYTSLYQMQSPADRENKKQEISR
- a CDS encoding glycosyltransferase family 4 protein, which translates into the protein MRIAYICADPGIPVFGQKGCSIHVQEVIRAWLKLGIQVELFATRIGGEPPPDLADVIVHRLPSIPKGEIAAREQAALSANLDLRIALENNGIFNLVYERYSLWSFTGMDYAKSMGIPGILEVNAPLIEEQAKHRGLVERTLAEQVAQQVFSTASAIIAVSEEIKTYIETYPGVSKRVHIIANGVNPERFSSSIESALSIHPESFTVGFVGTLKPWHGLSILVEAFDTLHKKYINTRLLIVGDGPERDNLVTELSARGLLDVTHFTGAVTPDKIPEILAKMTVAVAPYPHQSDFYFSPLKVYEYMAAGLPVVASRIGQLKELIEDEINGLLCPPGDAVALAATLERLYHNPELGKQLGKAARQTIQHHHTWDAIAKRLLEIAGMAEGYSSNVETCHGASGSRLGMTNDE